AAAAACCCGAGCAGGGGAGCGACATTGGCGATAGTGGCGAGCCACACAAGGCCGTTCTCCAAAAACGCCATTTCTACCGCGCCCGCACTCTGTACCGCCTTCTCCACATGATCGACCCCCAGGTGTGCGCGCGATAGACCGGCATGAATGATGGAGGCTATCGGGCCGGGGGTATGCGCGCAGATCTCGGAGGCATTTTTCAGTCCGTTCTCTCTGTCCTCAAGGGCGCTGTACACCTTCCGAAAGAGTGTCCGGGTGTTAAACAGAGCGATGAGGATGACAGTAAGGCGCCAGATGGTGATTGCGACCGACAGGATGAACATAACCACCAAAGGCCACATGATCGCCGGCCCGCCGTCGTGAATATATTTTATAAGTGTGGTTGCAGCTTTGTCCATGATGTTCTCCGGGTGGTTACATTCTTATTCTTCTATGAGGGGGGTTCCGCCCGGCACCGGCAGGTTGGCGGGAATACGGAGGATATGCCGTATGAAACGTTCGATGAGAAACTCCGCCATTTCTTGAATATCCGCAGTACTGTCTACCAGGATATATCCCCCTGCAAAGCGGTCATGCCCCCCGACGGTGAACGGCGAGAACGGCACCAGCCTGCGGATCACCCCGGCGCAGTTGGCTTTTGCGCTGGAAGAACGTATCGAAAGATACATCCGCTCGCGGGTATGTCCCAGGGCCAGTGTCCAGGTGATGTGTTCCCGCGAGAGGAGAAAATCGGCCATTTCCGCCACAATTTCCCCGCTTTCCACTTCTCCCACCCAGACCCAGGCCACATTACGGTAGATGCGGGCGTTTTCGAGGCAGCGATGAACGGTTCGGAAATACTGCCGGGATTTCCGGGCGTTTCTGATCCGGGATATAATCCTCTGGTCGGTATGGGGAAAGATACCTGCATATACACGGAGGTCGGTCTGGGTTGCGCTGCGGCTGAAATCCTGGGTATCGCTGATGATGGCATAGGAGAGAGCCGATGCGAGCCTTGCAGAGATGGGAATGTGGAGTTCCTTCAGCGCCTGGCAAAGGAGGGTGGCGGTCGCCCCCACATCCGGCTCCAGAAGAACAAAAAAAGGCGAGGTCACCTTTGGTGCAGCATGTGTGCGGCCGTGATGGTCGATGGCGATGAAAACATCACCCGGCGCCTGGGGATGCAGGGTCACATTTCCCCCTCCGGGCATGCAGTCGATAAATGCCCAGGCGAACGATGAGCCGGGGTTGATGTTCACTGTTTCCAGAGGTTCAAGAGTAATATGGCATTCCCTGATGAGGGTTTTATTTTCCCGGCGCTGGGGCATGCCATTGGTCACCAGCCGTGATTTTACCCCGAAATGACGGGCTATGATGCGGAATGCTTCTGCGGAAGCAATGGCATCGGGATCGGGGATGTCATGGGTCTGGATAAAGAGCGGGCGTTTCCCGGCAAGTTTAAAAAATTCAGTGATTTTTTGTATATTTATGTGTATATCTGTCATCACACAGGAATCCTGATTTGACACCGATTTACCACCACGGTCCTCTTCTGCGAACTGTTTCCACAAAGGTTTCGATTGAGCGATCAAATGTTTTCTCTACATCCGGAGGGAAACAGCATCCGGGCAGCTCGCCGCTCCTCCGATGATAGGCAATACACTCGCAGCAGATCCCTTTCCTCGAGCAGGATGGATAGCTGCATGGGCATGATGCTTTGTTTTTCTGAACTTTGCACTCGGTCATGTGTGATCCTCTGTCTTCTGCTTTGCCTCATTCCCCGTATCCCTGAACCGGTTGGTTATGGGAAGGCGTCGGTCACGGCCGAATGCACGGGGAGTGATTTTCACCCCCGGCGGAGCCTGGCGGCGTTTGTACTCCGCCAAATCACACATCCGTACCACCCTTTTGACCGTTTCACGGTCGAATCCGTGGGCGACTATTTCCTCCACCCCCATGTCCTGCTCGATGTAGTCTTTTAAAATCGGGTCCAGGATGTCATAGGGCGGGAGAGAATCGGAATCCTTCTGATCGGGACGGAGCTCTGCGGAAGGCGGCCTCGCTATCACTGTCTCGGGGATGATTTCACCTGCGGCTCTGGTGTTGATGAGCCGTGCGAGGCGGTATACCATGATCTTGGGGACATCTTTGATCACCGCAAATCCCCCGGCGGTATCGCCGTATAACGTGCAGTAACCGGTTGCGACCTCGCTTTTGTTGCCCGTAGTGAGCACCAGCCACCCAAACTTGTTGGAGAGCGACATGAGCAGCGTGCCGCGGATGCGGGCCTGAAGGTTTTCTTCGGTTACATCGGGCCTGGTATCCCGGAAAGCATCGGAAAGCGACTGAATGAATGCGGTAAATACTTCGCCGATGGGAATCTCGATAAACCGTATTTTGAGATTCATTGCCAGGATTTCGGCGTCTGATCGGGTTCCGGTCGAAGTAAACTGCGACGGCATGGTTACCCCGATGACATTCTCCCTGCCCAGAGCTTCAGCGGCAACGCATGCAACGATTGAAGAGTCGATCCCGCCGGAAAGCCCTATAACAACCTTCGAGAATCCGTTCTTACGGATGTAATCACGGGTGCCGAGAACGAGAGCCTCCATAATCTCCTCCTCTTCGCTCAAAGGGGGGGCTATGATTGGCTTTACCCTTGACCGTTGAGGTTCAGGCCGTTTGGGAATTTTAAAACAGGGCGCGGAACCTTCTCGCAAAGGGTTTTCAAACTCTAAGTCTATGACCGCCAGGTATTCGGTGAAAGAAGGAGCTTTCAGGATGCAGTTCCCCTTGCGGTCGAACACAAGCGAGCCGCCATCGAATACCAGCTCATCCTGGCCGCCTATCAGATTAACATATACAATCGGGGTATCGGTTTCAGTAGTTCTCTCGGCAAGCAACTCTGTGCGGTCGTGCAGTTTTCCGGCATTGTAGGGTGATGCAGAGATATTGATAATTACATCCGCGCGGTGAACGGCGCTCAGAACAGTACAGACGGAGCGTGCCCCGTCTCTGCCTTCTTCTACCCAGATGTCTTCGCAGATTGTCATCCCCACTGTCACATCTCCCAGGCGGAAGGACAGAGGATCCCTCCCCGGGAGAAAATACCGCTTTTCATCGAATACGCCGTAATTGGGCAGAAACATCTTATGGTAGATGCAGTGGACTTTTCCCCCGGATACGACAGCGGCAGCATTGTAAACCGGTCCAAGACCATCGGGAAGCCCCACAATCGCACAGATTTCACCTGCACCTGCCGCAAACTTTTCCAACGCTTTTCGGCATCCCCGGAGGAATCCGGGCCGGAGGAGAAGGTCTTCGGGAGGGTAGCCGGAAAGCGCCAGCTCGGGGAATACCACCAGATCGGAGCCATTTTCACGAGCTTTGCCTGCCGCATCGAGGCATCGCGCCACATTGCCGTCCAGGTCGCCGACCGTGGTGTTTATCTGGGCCAATGTAATCCGTATTTGTCTCATAAGAAAAGAAATATAATGTTCGCCCCCGATTA
The sequence above is drawn from the Candidatus Latescibacter sp. genome and encodes:
- a CDS encoding DUF6485 family protein yields the protein MTECKVQKNKASCPCSYPSCSRKGICCECIAYHRRSGELPGCCFPPDVEKTFDRSIETFVETVRRRGPWW
- a CDS encoding MotA/TolQ/ExbB proton channel family protein encodes the protein MDKAATTLIKYIHDGGPAIMWPLVVMFILSVAITIWRLTVILIALFNTRTLFRKVYSALEDRENGLKNASEICAHTPGPIASIIHAGLSRAHLGVDHVEKAVQSAGAVEMAFLENGLVWLATIANVAPLLGFFGTVVGMIMAFQAIAAAGEVEPTVVATGISIALITTAGGLIVAMPTQIAYNLCVWLIDRIVVSMDENSTRLIDTLIDLGYDEKIKQQETEVIIQNPE
- a CDS encoding NAD+ synthase codes for the protein MRQIRITLAQINTTVGDLDGNVARCLDAAGKARENGSDLVVFPELALSGYPPEDLLLRPGFLRGCRKALEKFAAGAGEICAIVGLPDGLGPVYNAAAVVSGGKVHCIYHKMFLPNYGVFDEKRYFLPGRDPLSFRLGDVTVGMTICEDIWVEEGRDGARSVCTVLSAVHRADVIINISASPYNAGKLHDRTELLAERTTETDTPIVYVNLIGGQDELVFDGGSLVFDRKGNCILKAPSFTEYLAVIDLEFENPLREGSAPCFKIPKRPEPQRSRVKPIIAPPLSEEEEIMEALVLGTRDYIRKNGFSKVVIGLSGGIDSSIVACVAAEALGRENVIGVTMPSQFTSTGTRSDAEILAMNLKIRFIEIPIGEVFTAFIQSLSDAFRDTRPDVTEENLQARIRGTLLMSLSNKFGWLVLTTGNKSEVATGYCTLYGDTAGGFAVIKDVPKIMVYRLARLINTRAAGEIIPETVIARPPSAELRPDQKDSDSLPPYDILDPILKDYIEQDMGVEEIVAHGFDRETVKRVVRMCDLAEYKRRQAPPGVKITPRAFGRDRRLPITNRFRDTGNEAKQKTEDHT
- a CDS encoding DHHA1 domain-containing protein, translating into MTDIHINIQKITEFFKLAGKRPLFIQTHDIPDPDAIASAEAFRIIARHFGVKSRLVTNGMPQRRENKTLIRECHITLEPLETVNINPGSSFAWAFIDCMPGGGNVTLHPQAPGDVFIAIDHHGRTHAAPKVTSPFFVLLEPDVGATATLLCQALKELHIPISARLASALSYAIISDTQDFSRSATQTDLRVYAGIFPHTDQRIISRIRNARKSRQYFRTVHRCLENARIYRNVAWVWVGEVESGEIVAEMADFLLSREHITWTLALGHTRERMYLSIRSSSAKANCAGVIRRLVPFSPFTVGGHDRFAGGYILVDSTADIQEMAEFLIERFIRHILRIPANLPVPGGTPLIEE